The genomic interval GCGTTCACGATGGCGAACATGGGGCTCATGCTCCGCCAACGCCTCCCGATCGTGGTCATGGTGGCGCTCGTCGCGACCCTGAGCTGGCCCACCCGCGACGACGTCGCCCGGGCCCAAGAAGCCAAGAAGCGCAGGCTCGCGGCCGCGAAGGGCCCGGCGCCCACGGAGCGACCTCGGCCCTCGGGTCGACCGAAGCCCATCGCAGCCCTTTCGCGCGAGCAGGCGTGACGGCTTGCGCCCGACGGCCACCTCCGAGTAAGCGAGGGGCGTGAGCTCGTCGCCCCGATTTCTCCTCGCCGCCGCAGGCGCCTTCGCCTTCGCCGCGTGCTCTCCGTCGCTCCGGGCCCCTACGGTCGAGGGGCCACCGCCCGAGTACGTCGAGCCGGCCGCCGACGCGGGACCGGGCGGTCAGGTCCCCGCCCAAGCCCCTGCCGCCGAGGAGCCGATGCCTCGCTTGCCGAGCGCGCCGCCGCCCCCGGACGCTGGCACATCGTGACGCGCGCGGCCTTGGGCACGAGGCAGGTCGTCCTCGGCCTCACCGTCTTCGCCCTCGTCGCCTGCGGGGGTGCAGCGCGTTCGTCCGCGCCGTCGAGCCCCGCCGCGGAGGGGGCCCCGGCGCCCGAAGAGCCCGCGCCCACGCCGCCCCCCAAAATGTCCGGAACCATTCGATATTTCGAAGTTTCACCCGAGAGCCTGAAGGCCGACCACGCGGGCCTCGCCGACGGTCCGGCGCTCGCCGACGGGGCACCCGACGTCGCTCTGGCGCTCGGGCTCGAGGGTCCGGCGGACGCCATCTTCGTGTCGTCGACCGACGCGCGCGGCGAGCCCAACGGAGAGCAGACGGCCGACACCATCGTCGGGCTCGAGGCCCTCCCGGAGACCGTCGGCGGTTTTGCGCTCGGCAAGCACACCCCTACGCTCGCCGTGCTCGAAGGCGGACGGCTCCTCAATACGAAAGACGGGGCCCTCCGCCCGTTGCCACCGGGCAAACACGACCTCGTCGTCTACTTGGGGAAGCTCGACGGCCGCGTCCCGGAGGGGCTTCGGGTGGCGGTACGTTTCACGGACGGGTCCGTCGTCAAGGGCCCGGTCGCGAAGCTCCGGTGAGGACGAAGGGCGCATCGCGGCTCGTCCGGACGGCGGGCCCGAGGGTGCCGGTGGGTCTCGGGGCCCATGGGTTGTTCGACGGATACCGTGGGCTCTGCGGTGCGCTTCCGCCGAACGAGGTCCTCCCCTCGGTCGCCGCGCTCGACGCCGCGTGGCTCGCTCCGCTCCGGGCCTCGGGGCGCACCGATCTCGCGCTCGAGGTCCAACCCGAAGCGCGCAGGCGTGGCCCCCGCAAGCTCGAGGACCTCTACGACGTACGGATCGCGTCGGCGCGACGCGTCCCCACGCGCGAGGGCTCCTGGCACGACGCGATGAACGCGCTGGTCGTCGCCACCTATCCGGCCACCAAGGATGCCATTCACCGCCGACATCGCGGAGAGCTCGAGGCCCACTTTCGCGAGCACGGCGGGCTGCCGAACGCGCGTTCGAGGCTCCAGGACGTGCTCGCCCTCTTCGACGAAGGCGGCCTCGTGATCGTGGCACGCGAGGCCACGGTGAGCGTGCTCGAAGACCTCGTCGTCCGCGGAGATCCGGCGAAGCTCGGGCGCGCGATCGCCGAGACGAACAGCCGCGCGCTCGTCTTCGGTCACGCCGTGCTCGAGCACGCCGTCCTAGGCGCTCCCCTGCCGCGCGCGTTCGCCGTCGTCGTCGCCGACACGAGCCCCCACGACGACGAGGCGATCCTCACGCCCAGGCTCGACGTCGCGCTCACGGCCGTCGCGAACGCGCTGTCGACCACGTCCTCGGCCCCGGGCCAACGGCTCGGTGAGCTCTTTTGCCTGGCATGACGAACGCCCCGGTCGGCGCGGGCCGACGCGGGGCGTTCGAGGGGTGTGCTCCCCGAGCTCAGCGGCGAACGAAGGGCTTCTTACCCGCGTAGACCGCGCCACGTCCGAGCTCGAACGCGATACGCACGAGCTGGTTGTACTTGGCGACACGATCCGAGCGCGAGAGGCTGCCCGTCTTGATCTGGCCGGCGTTGGTGCCGACGGCGAGGTCGGCGATGAACGTGTCCTCGGTCTCGCCCGAGCGGTGGCTGATGATGCTGCGGTAGCCGGCCTCGGTGGCCATGCGGATGGAGTCGAGGGTCTCGGTGAGGGTGCCGATCTGGTTCACCTTGACGAGGATCGCGTTGCCGACGCCCGCCTCGATGCCGCGCGAGAGGCGCTCGACGTTCGTGACGAAGAGGTCGTCGCCCACGAGCTGCACCTTCTTGCCGAGCTTGTCGGTGAGCTTCTTCCAGGTGTCCCAGTCGTCCTCGGCGCAGCCGTCCTCGATCGAGACGAGCGGGTATTTCTCGGCCCAGGCCGCGTACGTGGCGACGAGCTCGTCGGGCGAGAGGACCTTCTTGTCGAACGTGTAGCTCTTCTTCTCTTTGTCGTAGAACTCGCTCGCGGCGCAGTCGAGCGCGAGCGCGATGTCCTCGCCGGGGCGGTAGCCGGCCGCCTCGATGGCCTTGAGGACCGCGTCGAGGGCCTCGCCGTTCGTGCCGAGGCGCGGGGCGAAGCCGCCCTCGTCGCCCACGGCGGTCGTCTGCCCCTTCTCCTTCAGGAAGGTCTTGAGCGCGGCGAACACCTCGGCGCCCATACGGACCGCCTCGGCGAAGCTCTCGGCGCCGACGGGGGCGATCATGAACTCTTGGATCTCGAGGCCGTTGTCGGCGTGAGCGCCGCCGTTGAGGATGTTCATGAGGGGCGTCGGAAGGACGCGCGCGTTCGCGCCGCCGAGGTAGCGCCAGAGCGGGAGCCCGACGGCGTCGGCCGCGGCGCGCGCGACGGCCATGGACACGCCGAGGATCGCGTTCGCCCCCATGTTCGCCTTGTTGGGCGTGCCGTCGGCCTCGATGAGGATCCCGTCGACCTCGGCCTGGTCGAGCGCGTCGAGGCCGAGGATGGCCGGACCGAGCGACTGGTTCACGTTGGCCACGGCCTTCTGGACGCCCTTGCCGAAGAAGCGCTTCTTGTCCCCGTCGCGGAGCTCGATGGCCTCGTGCTCGCCCGTCGAGGCGCCGCTCGGCACCGCCGCGCGACCGCGACCGCTGTCGGTCTGGACCTCGACTTCGACGGTGGGGTTTCCTCGCGAGTCGAGGATTTCACGGGCGATGACGGCGTTGATCTCGGTCATGACGGCTCCTTCGGGTGCGCTCGGGCGGGTTCGCCCGGGGCGTTGTCGAGCCTGCCGAATAGCACGGAAGCTCCTACCTTTGGTCCCTGTGTGGGGGGGACGGCGCGATCCCGCCCGGTTCACACGAGCGTCACGCGGGCGCGACCGGGACGTTTCGTCGCTTCGCTTCAGGCCTGGTCGTCGTCGAGGCTCTCGGCAAAGAACGCGCGCACGTCGTCGACGGTGGCGCACGCGCGCGCCCGCGGGAGCCCCGCGAGCAACCTCGGACCGTAGCCCTTGTTGCGTGCCCTCGCGTCGAGCAAGGCGACGACCCCACGATCCTGCTCGGTGCGAATGAGGCGGCCGAACCCCTGCTTCAAGGTCATGGCGGCCTGCGGAACGGAGTACTCGACGAACGCGTTTCCCCCCTCCGCCTCGATACGCCTCGACCGCGCCACGACGACGGGGTCCGTGGGAACGGCGAAGGGGATTTTGTCGAGCACGACGAGGCGGAGAGCCTCCCCGGGCACGTCGACCCCCTCCCAGAAGCTCGACGTGGCGACGAGCACGGCCTCCCGCGAGGCCCGGAAGCGCGCGAGGAGGAGCTTCTTGGGGGCCTCGCCTTGGACCATGACGGGGTACGCGACGCGGTCTCGGAGGGATCGAGCGTAGGAACGCATCATGCGCACCGACGTGCACAAAACGAACGCCCCGCCGCGGGAGGCCTCGACGAGGGCGACGATGACCTGCGTCGAGCGCTCCTCGAAGGACGGATCCTTGGGCTCGGGGAGATCCGAGGGGACGAAGAAGGCCGCGTTGCGCTCGTAGTCGAACGGGGAATCGACGCGGAGCTCGAGGGTGTCGGCCGGCGCCCCGAGGCGAGCACGCGCGAACTCGAAGCCGATGCTCCCGTCGGGGTGCGCGGTCGACAGCGTGGCGCTCGTGCAGACGACCGTCGAGATGCGATCGAAGAGCGCACCACGCAGGATCTGCCCGAGCTCGATCGGGCTCGCGCCGACCGCGACGCTCCGCTCGCGTGATTCGACCCACGCGACGCGGTCGGGCGCGTGCTCGCGTGGGCCGCCGTAGCGCGCGCGGGACGAGCCGAGCAGCACCTCACGGAGATCGGCGCGGAGGTCCTCCGCGCGACGGGCGACGAGCTCGGTGGCCTCGTCGGAGCGCGGCCCCGTACCGAGCCCTCCCACGAGGGAGACCGCGAGATCGAGGCGGGCGGCGGCGTCGACGAGCTCGTGCGAGACGTCTCCCTCGGCGAGAGGGCGGCGCTCGGTCCCCGTCGAGACGAGGGATGCGAGACGGGAAAAGAAGGCGGTCGAGGCCACCCGCGCCTGCTCGACGGTCCGGTGCGTCTCCTCGACGTCCTTGAGCAGCTCGGGCGACTTGGTCGCTCTCGCCGAGAGCGTGCCCTCGGCGTCCCGTAGGAGCGCGTCGACGCGAGCGCTCGTCACCCTCACTCCGAAGAAGTCCGTGGCGACCGCCTCGAGGCGCTGGGCCTCGTCGAAGATCACCGCATCGTAAGCGGGGAGAGCGCTCGCGAAGTCGCCCCGCGGCCCCGATCGGAGCGCGAGATCGGCCAAGAAGAGGTGGTGGCTCACGACGACGAGGTTCGCGCGCTCGGCCTCGCGGCGCATGCGTGTCACATGGCACGCGTCGTAGTACTTGCACTCCACACCTATCCGAGTCTCCGTCGACGACGCGATCTGGGCGAACGTAGGATCGTCCTCGGGGAGGAACGCGGCCTCCGCGCGATCGCCGGACTCGCTGCCGCGCTCCCACTCGGCGAGGCGGAGGAGCATGGGACCTTGGGACATGCCGAGCGCCTCCGCGAGGCGACGCTTGCACACGTAGTTCGAGAGGCCCTTCATGAGGGCGAAGCGGACGGGGATCCCCTCGGCCTCGGCGATCGCGGCCGCCATCGGGAGGTCCTTCGAGAAGATCTGCTCCTGGAGGGCGATGGTGGCCGTCGACACCACGACCTTCTTCCCCGAGAGCAGCGCCGGCAGGAGGTACGCGAGCGTCTTGCCGGTGCCGGTTCCGGCCTCGACGAAGAGGTGGCGGTCCTCTCGGAGGGCGCGCTCGACCGCGTCCATCATCGCGAGCTGCCCGTCGCGGCGCTCGTACGAGAGCCGGCCCGAGAGCGCCTCGCTCGACTCGAGGAGCCGGCGCGCGACCCCGACCGGGCCCCGAGGCGCGGTCTCGTCGTCGTCCTCGAACATGCGCCCGGCTCTTAGCAGCGTCCGGCACGCCACGCACCCCCGCGCGCACGAACGACGCCCCGTCGGGCGGCTGCAAAGTCGACCTCGACGGCGCGACCGGGCTACGATCCGACGGATGCGGTCGTCTCGGGCGAAAAAGGCGCAGAAAGCGGCGAAGAAGCCGCCGAGCGCCCCCGCGCGGGTCGAGCTCGCCCTGGCCCTCGGAGCGGGCCGTGTCGGGTTGACCCTGGGGCGGCAGGTCGGGCTCGGGCCGCTCGTCGTCGATGAGATCGACGTCGCCCTCCCCGGGCTCGGCTTCCCGCTCGACGTCTCGGGGGGCGTCGCCAAGTTCCGGCACCGTCGGGGCGAGCTCCGGCGCGTTCGGCTCGCAGCCACGTGGAGGGCTCTCACCGATTGGTGCACCGTCAAGCTCCGCGACGTGGTGCACCAAGGCACGCCGCGCGTGCGGCTCTCCCGGGCCCGCGCCGACGCGGACGGCCCAGCGTCCAAGGTCACGGTCGAGATCGCCGAAGATCCACGCCGTTCGACGAAAACCCATGTACATTCGGGCATTTGGAGAACCCCTGCTGTCCTCGTTTTCGAGGTGACGGTCGCCTCCCACGACGGCGACGTGCGCCTGACGGTGACCGAGGCTCGTGGGTCCGGTCTCGGCACACCGGCGACC from Myxococcales bacterium carries:
- a CDS encoding ATP-dependent DNA helicase — encoded protein: MFEDDDETAPRGPVGVARRLLESSEALSGRLSYERRDGQLAMMDAVERALREDRHLFVEAGTGTGKTLAYLLPALLSGKKVVVSTATIALQEQIFSKDLPMAAAIAEAEGIPVRFALMKGLSNYVCKRRLAEALGMSQGPMLLRLAEWERGSESGDRAEAAFLPEDDPTFAQIASSTETRIGVECKYYDACHVTRMRREAERANLVVVSHHLFLADLALRSGPRGDFASALPAYDAVIFDEAQRLEAVATDFFGVRVTSARVDALLRDAEGTLSARATKSPELLKDVEETHRTVEQARVASTAFFSRLASLVSTGTERRPLAEGDVSHELVDAAARLDLAVSLVGGLGTGPRSDEATELVARRAEDLRADLREVLLGSSRARYGGPREHAPDRVAWVESRERSVAVGASPIELGQILRGALFDRISTVVCTSATLSTAHPDGSIGFEFARARLGAPADTLELRVDSPFDYERNAAFFVPSDLPEPKDPSFEERSTQVIVALVEASRGGAFVLCTSVRMMRSYARSLRDRVAYPVMVQGEAPKKLLLARFRASREAVLVATSSFWEGVDVPGEALRLVVLDKIPFAVPTDPVVVARSRRIEAEGGNAFVEYSVPQAAMTLKQGFGRLIRTEQDRGVVALLDARARNKGYGPRLLAGLPRARACATVDDVRAFFAESLDDDQA
- the eno gene encoding phosphopyruvate hydratase; amino-acid sequence: MTEINAVIAREILDSRGNPTVEVEVQTDSGRGRAAVPSGASTGEHEAIELRDGDKKRFFGKGVQKAVANVNQSLGPAILGLDALDQAEVDGILIEADGTPNKANMGANAILGVSMAVARAAADAVGLPLWRYLGGANARVLPTPLMNILNGGAHADNGLEIQEFMIAPVGAESFAEAVRMGAEVFAALKTFLKEKGQTTAVGDEGGFAPRLGTNGEALDAVLKAIEAAGYRPGEDIALALDCAASEFYDKEKKSYTFDKKVLSPDELVATYAAWAEKYPLVSIEDGCAEDDWDTWKKLTDKLGKKVQLVGDDLFVTNVERLSRGIEAGVGNAILVKVNQIGTLTETLDSIRMATEAGYRSIISHRSGETEDTFIADLAVGTNAGQIKTGSLSRSDRVAKYNQLVRIAFELGRGAVYAGKKPFVRR
- a CDS encoding DUF3025 domain-containing protein, which encodes MGLGAHGLFDGYRGLCGALPPNEVLPSVAALDAAWLAPLRASGRTDLALEVQPEARRRGPRKLEDLYDVRIASARRVPTREGSWHDAMNALVVATYPATKDAIHRRHRGELEAHFREHGGLPNARSRLQDVLALFDEGGLVIVAREATVSVLEDLVVRGDPAKLGRAIAETNSRALVFGHAVLEHAVLGAPLPRAFAVVVADTSPHDDEAILTPRLDVALTAVANALSTTSSAPGQRLGELFCLA